In a genomic window of Periophthalmus magnuspinnatus isolate fPerMag1 chromosome 3, fPerMag1.2.pri, whole genome shotgun sequence:
- the LOC117390343 gene encoding fibulin-7-like, translated as MFVSPAFVVVLVCIFSLDSTFGQGSPSRREIQGTLKQVQKLLTAHETSCAQSLKNLKKKINLLQNSATKITRATNTTCPKVDAPVNGRKLGKSQSVGHEVHFLCDPGYELVGPESRLCQESLVWSGQQPTCRDINECASSPCLNGGTCVDEVNQFSCVCAKGWAGVICQSPVPTFFMAMTNTSAATSPAAAAAAMLPAAVSGPFVRPPRCTITQGTTHCTCEPGYTISGRDSYTCTDIDECELFHNGQAGRLCLHTCVNTPGGYRCTCPAGYEITRDGRGCKDIDECAARQNNCSMDQTCINTNGGFQCVRVDCPKIPNATYVKTSPMRCERNPCPVDNKACSQAPNSFSYHYLSVVSNLSAPRVMFRVSALRQVGDTLRFSLLGGRHVRRYFTVQRSDRLTGQLMLVSPVQGPATLEAEVEMTELEKREQLGRYITKVTMFVSQYDF; from the exons ATGTTTGTGTCGCCAGCTTTTGTTGTCGTCTTAGTCTGTATATTTTCATTAGATTCCACTTTTGGACAG GGCTCTCCAAGCAGACGGGAAATACAAGGCACTCTGAAACAGGTCCAGAAGCTTCTGACAGCTCATGAAACATCATGTgcacaaagtttaaaaaacctgaaaaagaaaattaacCTTTTACAGAACAGTGCAACAAAGATAACCAGAGCCACCAACA CCACTTGCCCCAAAGTGGATGCCCCTGTGAATGGGAGAAAACTGGGTAAATCTCAGAGTGTGGGCCATGAAGTACACTTCCTGTGTGACCCGGGTTATGAGCTGGTGGGACCTGAGAGTCGCCTTTGTCAAGAAAGTCTTGTGTGGAGCGGCCAGCAGCCAACCTGCCGAG ACATCAATGAGTGTGCCTCCTCTCCGTGCCTGAATGGAggaacatgtgtggatgaagtGAATCAATTCTCCTGTGTCTGTGCCAAAGGCTGGGCTGGAGTTATCTGCCAGAGTCCTGTGCCAACAT tcTTTATGGCCATGACAAACACCTCTGCTGCCACCtcacctgctgctgctgctgctgcaatgTTACCTGCTGCAGTCAGTGGACCCTTTGTCCGCCCGCCACGATGCACCATCACACAGGGCACCACCCACTGCACCTGTGAGCCCGGATACACCATCTCAGGCAGAGACAGCTACACTTGCACCG ACATAGATGAGTGTGAGTTATTTCATAATGGACAGGCTGGGAGACTTTGTCTTCACACCTGTGTGAACACCCCTGGAGGCTATCGCTGCACCTGTCCAGCAGGATATGAAATAACCCGAGATGGACGTGGCTGTAAAG ACATTGATGAATGTGCTGCAAGACAGAACAACTGTTCAATGGATCAGACATGTATTAATACAAATGGTGGTTTCCAGTGTGTCCGCGTCGATTGCCCTAAAATCCCTAATGCAACATATGTCAAGACATCGCCAAT GCGCTGTGAGCGTAACCCCTGCCCGGTGGATAACAAAGCATGCTCTCAAGCCCCAAACTCCTTCTCTTATCATTACCTGTCTGTAGTGTCCAACCTGTCAGCCCCTCGTGTGATGTTCCGAGTGTCAGCGCTGCGTCAGGTTGGAGACACACTGCGCTTCTCTCTGCTCGGTGGCAGACACGTCCGCCGCTACTTCACCGTGCAGCGTTCCGACCGTCTGACGGGTCAGCTGATGCTGGTGAGCCCAGTGCAGGGTCCTGCCACTTTAGAGGCCGAGGTGGAGATGACTGAgctggagaagagagagcaacTGGGTCGGTACATCACCAAAGTTACCATGTTTGTTTCACAATATGACTTCTAA